In the Streptomyces coeruleoprunus genome, CCGCCCGCCTGGTGGGCCCCCGGCCTCACCCTGCGGGAGCGGCTGGCCGCGCCGGACGCGCCCGCTCCGGTCGCTGCGCCGGGCGCGGAAGCGGTGGTGCCGTGGGCCCTCGGGGACGCCGCGGGCTTCGCCGGCCGCCTGTCCGCTCTGGGGGTCGGCGAGGACCTGGCGCTCGGGCTCGCCGCGGAACCGGCCGCCCGCCTGGCGGCGCGTACCGCCGAGCCGGAGTGGGCCCGGTTCGTCGCGGGGGCGCTGACGGCCCACCAGCGCGCGGCGGGCGAGGACGACACGGTCCGCTCCGAAGGACCTGAAGAGCCCCGAGGACCTGAAGGCCCCGAAGGGCCCGCCGTGTTCCTGCCGGTGCTGCGTCCTCTCGTCGCCTCCGCCTGGACCCTGGCGGCCGCGCGGCTCCGGACGGCCCCGGGCGACACCGCCGTCGCCCGGGCGGCGTTCACCGAACTGCTGGGCGGCCGGCTGGCCCGCCAGGCGGCCCGGACCCTCGTCACGGAGCTGCACCACGCCCGTACCGCGGGCCGGTTGCGGGGGGAGACCCCGCAGGACAGGTTCGCCGCGTTCCTGGACGGCCTGCGCGCGCCCGGCGCGCTGGCCGGACTGTTCGTCCGCTACCCCGTCCTGGCCCGCATGCTGGGCGAGACCTGCCTCCACACCGTGGAGGCCACGGTCGAGCTGCTGTCGCGCTACGCCGACGACCGTCCGGCCATCGTGGCGCGGCTGTGCGACGGGGCCGACCCCGGCCCGCTCGTCCGGATCGACCTCGAAGCGGGCGACGCGCACCAGGGCAGCCGGTCGGTCGCCCTCCTCCGCTTCGCCACGGGACACACGGTCGTCTACAAGCCCCGCCCCCTGGACCAGCACGTCCTGCTGGACCGGGCCGTGGACTGGCTCAACGGAAAGGCGCCCGGCCTCGGGCTGCGCACCCCGCGCTCGGTGCGCCGGGCCGACCACGGCTGGATGGAGTTCATCGAGCACCGCTGGTGCCGCGACGCCCTCGAACTGGACCGCTTCTACCGCCGCCAAGGCGCGCTGCTCGCCCTGCTGTACGCGCTGGACGCCGTGGACATGCACTACGAGAACGTCATCGCGTGCGGCGACCAGCCCCTGCTCGTGGACGCCGAGACCCTGCTGCACGCCGACCTGCCGCAGGCGGCGACGGCGGGCCCCGACCCGGCGGCCGAGGCCCTGCGGGTGTCCGTGCACCGCACCTGCCTGCTGCCCAGCCTGCTGATCGGCGACAACGGCGCCCTCGACATCTCCGGACTCGGCGGCTCCGACGGAGAGGCGTACCCCAGCGACGGCATGCGGTGGGAGGACTCCGGGACGGACGGGATGCGCATGGTGCGCGGCCCGGTCCGGAGCACCGCCGGCCGCAACCGGCCCCACCCGGACGGCCGCCCGGCCCGGCACGCCGACCACCGCGCGGCCCTCCTGGAGGGATTCAGGACCGGCTACGACACGATCACCGCACACCGCGACGAATTCCTCGGCGGGCTCCTCGACCACTGGGCCGCCGGCCGGGGCAGGCTCATCGCCCGCTCCACCCGCCTCTACGCCACGCTCCTGGAGGAGTCCACGCACCCCGGCGTCCTGGGGGACGCCCTCGCACGGGAGTCGGTGTTCTCCGTGCTGTGGACCGAGTCCGCCCACGACCCCGCGCGCCGGCGGCTCGTCGAGCACGAGATCGCCGACCTGTGGGCCGGGGACGTGCCGCTGTTCGGCCACCGCCCGGCACGGACGGCCGTGTGGAGCGCCCAGGGCGTACGCATCGACGGCGTGCTCCCGACGCCCGCCCTGCACGCCGCACGCCGCAAGATCGTGGCGATGGGCGAGGTGGACCGCTACGACCAGGAGTGGATCGTCCACGCGACGCTGGCCGTCGGCCAGGCCAACTCCGGTACGGACGCCCCCCGTTCCGAGCTGTCGGTGCACCCCGCCGCGCCCGTGTCACCCGAGGCGTCCCGCCTGCTGACCGCGGCCTGCGGCATCGCCGACGAGATCGCGGCGCGCGCGGTGCACGGCGACGGGCGCGTCAACTGGCTGGGCCTGGAGGAGGTCACCCCAGGCCACTGGGCCGTGCTGCCGATGGGCGGCGGGCTCGCCCAGGGCTACTGCGGCGTCGCCCTCTTCCTCGCCGAGGCCGGCGCGCTCGCCGGCGCCCAGCGCTACACCGACCTCGCCCGGCAGGCCGTACGCCCGCTGCCGGACCTGCTGGCCGCGCTG is a window encoding:
- a CDS encoding type 2 lanthipeptide synthetase LanM family protein — translated: MTDTALAREAQLGPLPPAWWAPGLTLRERLAAPDAPAPVAAPGAEAVVPWALGDAAGFAGRLSALGVGEDLALGLAAEPAARLAARTAEPEWARFVAGALTAHQRAAGEDDTVRSEGPEEPRGPEGPEGPAVFLPVLRPLVASAWTLAAARLRTAPGDTAVARAAFTELLGGRLARQAARTLVTELHHARTAGRLRGETPQDRFAAFLDGLRAPGALAGLFVRYPVLARMLGETCLHTVEATVELLSRYADDRPAIVARLCDGADPGPLVRIDLEAGDAHQGSRSVALLRFATGHTVVYKPRPLDQHVLLDRAVDWLNGKAPGLGLRTPRSVRRADHGWMEFIEHRWCRDALELDRFYRRQGALLALLYALDAVDMHYENVIACGDQPLLVDAETLLHADLPQAATAGPDPAAEALRVSVHRTCLLPSLLIGDNGALDISGLGGSDGEAYPSDGMRWEDSGTDGMRMVRGPVRSTAGRNRPHPDGRPARHADHRAALLEGFRTGYDTITAHRDEFLGGLLDHWAAGRGRLIARSTRLYATLLEESTHPGVLGDALARESVFSVLWTESAHDPARRRLVEHEIADLWAGDVPLFGHRPARTAVWSAQGVRIDGVLPTPALHAARRKIVAMGEVDRYDQEWIVHATLAVGQANSGTDAPRSELSVHPAAPVSPEASRLLTAACGIADEIAARAVHGDGRVNWLGLEEVTPGHWAVLPMGGGLAQGYCGVALFLAEAGALAGAQRYTDLARQAVRPLPDLLAALAGDPALGAAAGPGALHGLGGIVYAVARLAPLLDGASHAHLATALDALDRATGLVDHPPADLADGLAGALAATLAADRTGAAPGAAALADRLADRLLRLAPEPSGEPGFAHGDAGVGWALLRYAATLPAAPHPSGARRPAPEPYAAAGAALLRSALAAAGDPGRSGPGWYAGLSGTALAAADALPLAGIPPADAEADRWVRLLDDAGWADDMSPRHGALGSMELLALLADRGHDRARDALTRRTGEVLGGIDQYGHRCGTPGHVPSPGLLTGLAGIGHQLLRLAFPDEVPSVLLLDTHRHG